The Clostridium sporogenes region ATACATATTGGTGATAATACAGTATTTTTTATAAATTTATCCTTTGTTTACTGCAAAACTATAATTTTACGGTAAAAAGAATTTATAAAACTATTGACTTTAATCATAGTTAGAACTACAATAGTTACAACAGGAGTGATAATAATGAAAATAAGCAGTAGATTTTCTGTAGCAGTTCATATTCTATCCATATTATCTATGGAAGATAAAAACTTATGTACTTCTGAGTGGATAGCAGGTAGTGTAAATACCAATCCCGTTGTTATACGACGAGTAATGGGAATGTTAAAAAGAGCTGGCTTAGTTAGTGTTATAGCAGGCACTGGTGGAGCTTATTTATTAAAGGATTTAGATCAGATAACATTGCTAGATGTTTATAGGGCTGTAGAGGTGGTGAAAGAGGGAGAATTATTTCAATTTCATGACTCACCAAATATAAATTGTCCTATTGGTGCAAATATTCAATCTGTTATGGAAGGTGTTTTGTTAAATGCCCAAGAAGCTATGGAACAGGTATTAGAGAATGTAACCATGGAATATATAGTTACAGGTATAAGAAAAAAAATTAAGAAATAAATCAATTTTTTTTATAATGGGTGTAACTTACAAAGTTACAACTGCTTATTAAATTCATAACTTGTAGAAATAAGTTAATTAGCATAAATGAAAATTTTTTTGAAATTGTTGTAATCAAAATAGTTACAACTAAAAATAGGAGGTTATTAAAATGTCATTAAATATTAAAGTATATTTTGATTTTGTTTGTCCATTTTGTTTTTTAGGAGAGGAGAGTTTAAGTGAAGCCATAAAAGGAAAGGATGTAAATATCCAATGGATGCCCTTTGAATTAAGACCAGAGCCATCACCTAGAATAGATCCTTGGAATGATCCTTCAAAATTAAATGCCTGGAATAATTTCATTGAACCCATAGCTAATAAGTTAGGAATAGATATGAAATTACCGAAGCTTTCACCTCATCCATATACTAACTTAGCTTTTGAAGGATATCATTATGCAAGTGAGCATGGAAAAGGAGATGAATATATTAAAAGAGTTTTTAAGGGATTTTTCCAAGAAAAATTAGATATTGGAAAAATTGAGATATTAGCTAATTTATCTGAAGAAATAGGTTTAAATGAAGAAGAATTTATAAAAGTTTTAAAAAACAGAAAATATAAGCATAAGCAAGAAAAAGCATTAAAGCATGCTTATGAAGAAGCTAATATTACAGCAGTACCTACAATGATTATAGGTGATGAAGTAGTTCAGGGTAATACTTCAAAAGAAAGTTTAGAAAAAATAATAAATAAACAATTAATAAAAAATAATTAATTTTATAAATGGAAGGAAGAGATATTATGAAAATTGCTTTAATTGGATCAACAGGAAATGCAGGAAAGGTAATATTAAAGGAGGCTCTAAACAGAGGACATGAGGTTATCGCTATTGTAAGGGATGTATCAAAGATAAAAGATATTAATGAAAATTTAGCTGTAATGCAAGGAGATATTTTAAAATTAGATACATTAGAGTATAAATTAGGGGAAGTAGATGTTTTGGTTAGTGCTTTTGGACCTAAGGTTGGAAAAGAAGATACATTAATAGAAGCAACTAACAATCTAATAACTTTAGCTAAAAAATTAAATGTTAAAAGACTTGTAACAATGGGTGGAGCAGGAAGTTTAAAGGTTCAAGGAGACGTAGAATTAGTCCATACAGAAGGATTCCCAGAGGATTGGAAACCAATAGCTTTAGCTCATTCAAAATCTTTAGATATATATAGAAATGAAAAAGAAATAAATTGGACATATTTAAGTCCGGCAGCATTAATATCACCAGGAATAAGAATAGGAAGATACTCTGTTGGAGATGAATATTTGGTTGTGGATGAAAAAGGAGAAAGTAAAATTTCTTTTGAAGATTTTGCGGTAGCTATGGTAGATGAAATTGAAACTCCTAAACATATTAGAAGTAGATTTACAGTAGCATATAAGTAAAATACAGATCTAAAAGTGAAGATATTATGTTTAATGCCTTTATATAGACAATAGTATATTAATAAAGTAAATAAAATGTAAATTGATATTCACAAAAATAAGAGAATAAAATATAGAAAATATCACTCAAGTCTAAGTAGTCCCCTTAACATCTATAGGTAAAACCTATGACAATTTTGTCATAGGTTTTTATTTGTATGAAAATGATTTAAATTCAAATGAAGGAAAATACGACTTTAAATGATTATAAAATACAAATAATAATTTTTTTTGTAATTTTAAGTTAAGGTTATAATAACTAGCATCGATATTTACAGTGAATATTTAAAATAAATTTAATTTAAACTGAAAAGGGGCGCATAAAATGGAGAAAACTTGGAGTTTTAGTTTTGAAAAAATACATAAGGTTAATTATATAACTATATTTGCAATGTGTTTACTTATGAGTCTAACCACTATGTCAATGACTAACTTTGTAATAAATATAGATGAATTATTCCCCTTTATAATAGTAATTATAGTTTCAACAGTAGTATATTTTTTAAAGCTAAAGGATATGACAAAGGCAATAATCTTTAGTTCAGTTATAATAATTTCAAACTTTGGATATTTTTTATTAGGAAATTTTAACGAGAAAACTATAGCTTCTGATATATTAGTTTTTATTGCAGGAATTATATGTGCAACATTATACTTTAGAAAAAACTTGTTAGTTATAAATGCAGTTCTCTTAGATACGTGTGTTATAATTTTGTTTTTAGTAAATCCTAGTAGTATTTTGAGTAAAAATTTTTCATTTTCAAACATGTTAAATTTTTTTGTAATATTAAATGGTGTTATAATTTTAATTTATTGCCTTACTAGTTGGGGTGGCAATCTAATTCAGTCAGCAAATAATAAATCTTTAGAAAGTAAGGAGTTACTTGATAAATTAGATTTACTTTTATTAAATATTAAAGAGAGTACTACCGATTTAGATAATAATATAGATATTTTTTCTGAAGATATTAACCTTGTTAATGCCACTAGTGATGATATAAGCAATACTATGGGTCAAATAAATATTGGAGTTCAAGAAATAGTAGAGAGCATTTTAGGTATAAATTTAGGAATAGAGAAATCTAATTCTTCACTAGACAAGGTGAGAAATATATCTAATAGAATATCTGCAACATCAAACGAAATGAAGGGAAATGTTATTGATGAGTCTGAAAAAATTAACTCTATGAATAGCACTATGAAAATGATAAAAGGCGCGGTAGAGGTATCTTTAGATACAGTAAATACATTAAAAGGTAGTATTGATAAAATAAATTGTGAGATTAATAGTATTTATGAAATTTCAGCTCAAACTAATTTGTTGTCATTAAATGCAAGTATAGAAGCTGCTAGGGCAGGTGAATATGGCAAGGGATTTTCAGTAGTCGCAGAAGAAGTTAAAAAACTAGCTCAGCAAACAACTGAAATAGTAAAAAATATCTATGAAATTATTACAGAAATTAATCTTATTACGAATGATGCAGTTATTAAGGTATCTGAGGGTAATACAGCCGCAGAAGAGGGAACCAAGGTTGTTGATAATGTTTATACTTCTTTTGGTAAAATTCAAGAGTATTTTGAGAAAATGAGTGAATATTTAGATGAAGAACATAGATTTGTTGAAAATGTAGTAGAGAATTTTGTTCCTATAAAAATGGAGCTTGAGGGAATAGGAAGTATTACTGAAGAACATTCAGCGTCCACAGAAGAAATCGAAGGCATAATTAGGGAGCAGGGTGAAAAGATTAGTTCAATGGCATCAGCTATAGAGGAAATTAAAACATTAAGTAAAAATCTAAAAGACCTTTCTTCCAATAGGTAGGATTAAGTAAATTTATAAAAAACAATGCATTAAAATGTTATACTTTTTAAAGATGATTTAAGGGGAAAATAGGACTGTACTGGGAAAATAGTATGGTCCTTACTTTATGCATTTATTCCTAAAATAGAACATAATAAAGTTTAAGATTATGATATAATTTAGTTTAAAATAATAAACTTTACAAATACTATTTATTAATTTTTAAATTATTTATGGAGGCAATGTAATGGACATATCCAAGTTTATTCAAAATAAGGGACTTACAGAAATAGAAATAGAAGTCCTCAATTATATGATAGATAATATTAATGATATAAATAAGATGGGAGTAAGGGGAGTAGCAAAAAATAATTTTACATCAACATCTACTATTATGAGATTAGCTAAAAAACTTGGTTATTCTGGTTTTTTAGAAATGCAATACAATTTATTATCTTTAACTAAAAATGAATTAAAAGATAATTTAAATGATAGTAGCTTCATAGAAAGTCTAAATATGGATAGCCTATTAGAAGAAAATAGTAGAGAGGCAATTAATGGTTTTATAGATATTTTATTTAATGATGATCATAAGTTTATTTTTATATATGCAAATGGTTTTTCTGGTATTGTTGCAGAATATATAAATAAGAAACTTCTAGTTATGGGTAAGAGATGTATTTTGTCTAATGGGACAGATTCTATAGGAGTATTTGAAAATAATTTAGATTTTATAAGTGCTATTATAGTAATATCTAAATCTGGAGAAACACCAATGGTATTAAATAAGGTTAAAACAGCAAAGGAACATAATATTAAGGTTATATCTTTTACAAATGAGCGGGAAAATAGCATAAGTAAGCTTTCTGATATAAGATTTAAGATTAAAGATAGCAATAAATTAGATGATAGAAATTTAATGCCAAACACATTCTTTCCAAAGGTACTTGTTTTAATAGAGTTATTAGTATATGAATATTATAAAAAGAAAAATAGTAATGTTGAGTAACGTGTTATCTAAAGAGGTAACACGTTTTTTACATAAGAAAATCTATATACATATAGATATCTAATTATTATAATGTGAAATGTAAATGGTTTCTCAAAAATAAATAATGGGGGTTACGATGATGAAAGAAAAGATATTAAATCAATTACAAAACTTTTCTAAAGGAATGTTTGTTCCTGTATTGATATTACCAATAGCCGGTATAATAATTGCAATAGGAAACATTTTAACAAATGCAAAACTAGCAGAATACCTTCCATTTTTAAAGAATGGAATGATATTTGGATTAGGAAAAATGTTGTCTGGTTCATTAGTTTCAATTTTAACTAATTTAGGAATTATATTTTGTGTTGGTCTTGCAGTAGGACTTTCTAAGAAAAAGAAAGCAGAAGCAGGATTTACATCACTTTTAGTATTCTTAGTATTTATAAATGCAATGAACATTTTTTTAGAATTAAATAATAGATTAGCACCACAAGATGCCTTAAGAGGATCTGGTCAAACTATGGTTTTAGGTGTTCAAGTTCTTGATATGGGAGTTTTCTTAGGAATTATTTTAGGTATTGTTGTTGCTTATATACATAATAGATTTTGCGAAAAAGAATTTGATGGAGCTTTTCAAATTTATGGTGGCTCAAGACTAGTATTTATAATATTAATACCTATTACTGTTTTTCTAGCAATAATATTGAGTTATGTATGGCCTTCAGTACAATATTTAATTTCAAGTCTTGGTAATTTTATAACAGGAGCAGGAAACTTTGGCATATTTACTTATGGTACTTTGGAGAGATTACTTATTCCTACTGGATTGCATCACTTAGTTTATACTCCATTTTTATATAGTCCTTTAGGTGGAGTGGCTGAAATAGGAGGAAAAGTATTTGAAGGAGCAAGAAACATATACTTTGCAGAAATGGCTGATCCTAATATAGCAAAATTATCAGCATCAGTAATTTGGGATGCTAGAGGATTGTCAAAAATGTTTGGTTTAATTGGTGCATGTTTGGCTATGTACCATACAGCATTACCAGAGAATAAGTCTAAGATAAAGGCAATTTTAATTCCAGCTGCTGTTACATCAATATTAGCAGGGGTAACAGAACCAATAGAATTTTCATTTATGTTTGTAGCACCAATATTATTTGTTATACATGCTGTTTTAAGTGGATTAGGAATGGTAG contains the following coding sequences:
- a CDS encoding NAD(P)-dependent oxidoreductase — encoded protein: MKIALIGSTGNAGKVILKEALNRGHEVIAIVRDVSKIKDINENLAVMQGDILKLDTLEYKLGEVDVLVSAFGPKVGKEDTLIEATNNLITLAKKLNVKRLVTMGGAGSLKVQGDVELVHTEGFPEDWKPIALAHSKSLDIYRNEKEINWTYLSPAALISPGIRIGRYSVGDEYLVVDEKGESKISFEDFAVAMVDEIETPKHIRSRFTVAYK
- a CDS encoding methyl-accepting chemotaxis protein, yielding MEKTWSFSFEKIHKVNYITIFAMCLLMSLTTMSMTNFVINIDELFPFIIVIIVSTVVYFLKLKDMTKAIIFSSVIIISNFGYFLLGNFNEKTIASDILVFIAGIICATLYFRKNLLVINAVLLDTCVIILFLVNPSSILSKNFSFSNMLNFFVILNGVIILIYCLTSWGGNLIQSANNKSLESKELLDKLDLLLLNIKESTTDLDNNIDIFSEDINLVNATSDDISNTMGQINIGVQEIVESILGINLGIEKSNSSLDKVRNISNRISATSNEMKGNVIDESEKINSMNSTMKMIKGAVEVSLDTVNTLKGSIDKINCEINSIYEISAQTNLLSLNASIEAARAGEYGKGFSVVAEEVKKLAQQTTEIVKNIYEIITEINLITNDAVIKVSEGNTAAEEGTKVVDNVYTSFGKIQEYFEKMSEYLDEEHRFVENVVENFVPIKMELEGIGSITEEHSASTEEIEGIIREQGEKISSMASAIEEIKTLSKNLKDLSSNR
- a CDS encoding PTS transporter subunit EIIC; translation: MMKEKILNQLQNFSKGMFVPVLILPIAGIIIAIGNILTNAKLAEYLPFLKNGMIFGLGKMLSGSLVSILTNLGIIFCVGLAVGLSKKKKAEAGFTSLLVFLVFINAMNIFLELNNRLAPQDALRGSGQTMVLGVQVLDMGVFLGIILGIVVAYIHNRFCEKEFDGAFQIYGGSRLVFIILIPITVFLAIILSYVWPSVQYLISSLGNFITGAGNFGIFTYGTLERLLIPTGLHHLVYTPFLYSPLGGVAEIGGKVFEGARNIYFAEMADPNIAKLSASVIWDARGLSKMFGLIGACLAMYHTALPENKSKIKAILIPAAVTSILAGVTEPIEFSFMFVAPILFVIHAVLSGLGMVVLNILGVTAIGPNGLIDFLLYNIPLGIDKTGWPMFILVGLGQFIVYYVVFRFLIVKLKLKTPGREKDGNTKLYTKKDYKEKSKASTNSGDSSIAPVVVEGLGGKDNILKVDNCYTRLRLVVKDSSLVNEQLLKNETAANGVIIKGENVQVVYGLKVTSVRKNVDEYLGIESN
- a CDS encoding Rrf2 family transcriptional regulator; this encodes MKISSRFSVAVHILSILSMEDKNLCTSEWIAGSVNTNPVVIRRVMGMLKRAGLVSVIAGTGGAYLLKDLDQITLLDVYRAVEVVKEGELFQFHDSPNINCPIGANIQSVMEGVLLNAQEAMEQVLENVTMEYIVTGIRKKIKK
- a CDS encoding DsbA family oxidoreductase, giving the protein MSLNIKVYFDFVCPFCFLGEESLSEAIKGKDVNIQWMPFELRPEPSPRIDPWNDPSKLNAWNNFIEPIANKLGIDMKLPKLSPHPYTNLAFEGYHYASEHGKGDEYIKRVFKGFFQEKLDIGKIEILANLSEEIGLNEEEFIKVLKNRKYKHKQEKALKHAYEEANITAVPTMIIGDEVVQGNTSKESLEKIINKQLIKNN
- a CDS encoding MurR/RpiR family transcriptional regulator, coding for MDISKFIQNKGLTEIEIEVLNYMIDNINDINKMGVRGVAKNNFTSTSTIMRLAKKLGYSGFLEMQYNLLSLTKNELKDNLNDSSFIESLNMDSLLEENSREAINGFIDILFNDDHKFIFIYANGFSGIVAEYINKKLLVMGKRCILSNGTDSIGVFENNLDFISAIIVISKSGETPMVLNKVKTAKEHNIKVISFTNERENSISKLSDIRFKIKDSNKLDDRNLMPNTFFPKVLVLIELLVYEYYKKKNSNVE